In one Sphingobium sp. MI1205 genomic region, the following are encoded:
- a CDS encoding PepSY-associated TM helix domain-containing protein: protein MKLPSDVVKMYKEVHGWVGIISGLCLFIAFCAGALTMFELPLQRWASPPPTLAPAPSLERTPELVAKVLAAHPEAAKGYDINLAIDAAHPARMTWMVRGEADEHDGGQRYYASLAADGALQVESQGPSEVAQLIDVLHQQVGLPFDHEISMPIMGAIALLYTIALVSGLVVLLPSLVSDLFALRIGRNVKRMWLDVHNVLGLFSLPFHIIMALTAVVFAFHDQFYGAQGLAFGSGAERARPSLSAPAEGSPPATLTPAQIVARVREQAHGFTPETLVYGQGRGGLPALRVQGSDARYGLRAPTYGMAGIDPQTGAIKSTDYMPGMQDGWSATITSLFALHFGNFGGATIRWAYFLLGLAGAFLFYTGNLLWVEARRKKERKAGAVEQTRTTRILGALTVGVPLGSIAGISVTLAAAKLLGGHASYGMHSAIYYAVFLIATGWALVRGAARSGVELAVLGAVAMLCVPVASLIAGTGWYDAPALMLVDITAVLLAVLLFFSARAAARRAAAGPRDSIWSTISPVADPD, encoded by the coding sequence GTGAAACTGCCGAGCGACGTCGTGAAGATGTACAAGGAAGTGCATGGGTGGGTCGGCATCATTTCCGGCCTCTGCCTGTTCATCGCCTTTTGCGCCGGGGCGCTGACCATGTTCGAACTGCCCTTGCAGCGCTGGGCCTCGCCCCCGCCAACTTTGGCGCCAGCCCCTTCGCTCGAACGGACGCCGGAACTGGTCGCAAAGGTTCTGGCCGCCCATCCCGAGGCGGCCAAGGGCTACGACATCAACCTCGCCATCGATGCCGCCCATCCGGCGCGGATGACATGGATGGTGCGCGGCGAAGCGGACGAGCATGACGGCGGCCAGCGTTATTATGCCTCGCTGGCAGCGGACGGCGCGCTGCAGGTCGAAAGCCAGGGACCGTCCGAGGTCGCGCAACTGATTGACGTGCTGCACCAGCAGGTCGGCCTGCCCTTCGATCACGAGATTTCCATGCCGATCATGGGCGCGATCGCGCTGCTCTACACCATTGCTTTGGTGTCGGGGCTGGTCGTGCTGTTGCCCAGCCTGGTAAGCGACCTGTTTGCGCTGCGCATCGGCAGGAATGTGAAGCGCATGTGGCTGGACGTCCACAATGTGCTGGGCCTGTTCAGCTTGCCCTTCCACATCATCATGGCGCTGACCGCTGTCGTCTTCGCCTTTCACGACCAGTTTTACGGGGCACAGGGGCTGGCCTTTGGCAGCGGCGCAGAGCGAGCGCGGCCGAGCCTGTCGGCCCCGGCCGAGGGATCGCCGCCCGCCACCCTGACGCCGGCCCAGATCGTTGCCCGCGTGCGCGAACAGGCGCACGGCTTCACGCCCGAAACGCTGGTCTATGGCCAGGGGCGTGGCGGCCTGCCGGCGCTGCGGGTGCAGGGCAGCGATGCCCGTTATGGCCTGCGCGCGCCGACCTATGGCATGGCCGGGATCGATCCGCAGACCGGCGCGATCAAGAGCACGGACTATATGCCGGGGATGCAGGATGGCTGGTCGGCGACGATCACCAGTTTATTTGCCCTACATTTCGGCAATTTCGGCGGCGCTACGATCCGCTGGGCCTACTTCCTGCTGGGGCTGGCTGGTGCCTTCCTCTTCTACACCGGCAATCTCCTCTGGGTGGAAGCGCGCCGCAAGAAGGAGCGCAAGGCGGGCGCGGTCGAACAGACGCGGACGACCCGCATATTGGGCGCGCTGACCGTGGGTGTGCCACTGGGCAGCATTGCCGGCATTTCGGTGACGCTGGCGGCGGCCAAGCTGCTGGGTGGCCATGCCAGCTATGGCATGCACAGCGCCATCTATTATGCAGTCTTCCTGATCGCGACCGGCTGGGCGCTGGTGCGCGGGGCGGCGCGATCGGGTGTCGAACTGGCTGTGTTAGGCGCAGTGGCAATGTTGTGCGTGCCGGTCGCGAGCCTGATCGCGGGTACTGGCTGGTATGATGCACCCGCATTGATGCTGGTGGATATCACGGCGGTGCTGCTCGCGGTGCTTCTGTTCTTCTCGGCACGCGCTGCCGCGCGGCGGGCTGCCGCTGGTCCGCGCGACAGCATCTGGTCAACGATCAGTCCGGTTGCCGACCCTGATTGA
- a CDS encoding serine hydrolase, translating to MPRRFSVAALLAGFGLFLAPLPAADAFGPKPDMVQQTAQSRLLGEFARFATLSDGTVGIAVRDLHNGETLQYNGDTLFPMASIYKVAVAGKILSLADAGTLRLDEKLPRLGTPLSVTTLLDLMLTRSDNEATDTLVARAGGPQAVHGWLKSIGIRGQRVDSNTAQLLARAKADFGAAGDEAESVLSSRQRDARDLPNMAFAADPRDTSTPRAMNDLLSAIHHGKALKGSSTAMLLGIMSRCKTGKARLVGMLPPGTPIAHKTGTLNGLGNDTGIITLPDGRRIAISVFVMKDHRGHAARDRIMAEVARAAYDYFLFAPDLHTA from the coding sequence ATGCCGCGTCGTTTTTCCGTTGCCGCCCTTCTGGCGGGCTTTGGCCTCTTTCTGGCCCCGCTGCCTGCCGCCGACGCCTTCGGGCCAAAGCCCGACATGGTGCAGCAGACGGCGCAATCGCGGCTGCTCGGCGAATTTGCACGCTTCGCGACGCTCAGCGACGGGACGGTCGGCATCGCCGTACGCGATCTGCACAATGGCGAGACGCTGCAATATAATGGCGACACGCTTTTCCCCATGGCCAGCATCTACAAGGTCGCGGTGGCTGGCAAGATCCTCTCGCTCGCCGATGCGGGCACGCTGCGCCTCGATGAAAAGCTGCCGCGCCTCGGCACGCCGCTGTCGGTTACGACCCTGCTCGACCTCATGCTCACGCGCAGCGATAATGAGGCGACCGATACGCTGGTCGCACGCGCCGGTGGGCCGCAGGCGGTGCATGGCTGGCTCAAGTCGATCGGCATTCGCGGCCAGCGGGTGGACAGCAATACTGCCCAGCTACTTGCCCGCGCCAAGGCCGACTTCGGGGCCGCGGGCGATGAAGCGGAATCCGTGCTGTCCTCGCGGCAGCGCGACGCGCGCGACCTGCCCAACATGGCCTTTGCCGCCGACCCGCGCGACACATCCACGCCGCGCGCGATGAACGACCTGCTATCCGCCATTCATCATGGCAAGGCGCTGAAAGGTTCCAGCACCGCCATGCTGCTGGGCATCATGTCCCGCTGCAAGACGGGCAAGGCGCGCCTGGTCGGCATGCTGCCTCCCGGTACGCCCATTGCCCACAAGACCGGGACGCTGAACGGCCTGGGCAACGACACCGGCATCATCACGCTGCCTGACGGCCGCAGGATCGCCATTTCGGTATTCGTGATGAAGGATCATCGCGGCCACGCGGCGCGCGACCGCATCATGGCGGAAGTGGCGCGGGCAGCCTATGACTATTTTCTGTTCGCTCCCGATTTGCACACGGCCTGA
- a CDS encoding DUF962 domain-containing protein — translation MSDIAAFSEFWPYYLQEHARPATRALHYAGTSTVVILLAALPVTGQWWILPALPIAGYAFAWIGHGLIERNRPATFRHPLWSIRADFRMWFRFITGRMGRDLARAGVRRDGSIDPEKRRCL, via the coding sequence ATGAGCGACATTGCCGCGTTCAGCGAATTCTGGCCCTATTATCTTCAGGAACATGCGCGTCCCGCCACGCGGGCATTGCATTATGCGGGAACCAGCACGGTCGTCATCCTGCTGGCGGCATTACCCGTGACCGGCCAATGGTGGATTCTTCCCGCCCTTCCGATTGCCGGCTATGCCTTTGCGTGGATCGGTCATGGCCTGATCGAGCGGAACCGGCCCGCTACCTTCCGTCATCCACTCTGGTCGATTCGCGCCGACTTCCGCATGTGGTTCCGTTTTATCACTGGCCGCATGGGCCGCGACCTTGCGCGAGCGGGTGTGCGGCGCGACGGATCGATCGATCCCGAAAAGCGGCGTTGCCTTTGA
- the ald gene encoding alanine dehydrogenase, whose amino-acid sequence MIVGTVREIKNHEYRVGLTPESVYELTAHGHRVLVESGAGDGIGAHDALYAKAGGEIVPAARDVFASAEMVVKVKEPQPEERAMLRPGQILYTYLHLAPDPEQTRDLVASGATCIAYETVTDDHGGLPLLKPMSQVAGRMAIQAGATALEKANGGRGVLLGGVPGVLPAKVCVIGGGVVGFNAAQMAAGLGADVTILDRSPEVLERLGIYFEARAKTRFSNRANLAECVADADLVIGAVLIPGAAAPKLVTADMLKTMKKGAVLVDVAIDQGGCFETSHATTHAEPTYVIDGIVHYCVANMPGAVARTSTYALNNVTLPHALRIADLGWKQALRSDPHLLAGLNVWDGKVTYEAVAQALDLPYTPAQEALGG is encoded by the coding sequence ATGATTGTAGGCACGGTACGGGAGATCAAGAATCACGAATATCGCGTCGGCCTGACGCCCGAAAGCGTTTATGAGCTGACCGCTCATGGCCATCGGGTGCTGGTTGAAAGCGGTGCGGGTGATGGGATCGGCGCGCATGACGCGCTCTATGCAAAGGCGGGGGGCGAAATCGTGCCGGCCGCGCGGGATGTATTCGCTTCGGCCGAGATGGTCGTGAAGGTAAAGGAGCCGCAGCCCGAGGAACGCGCGATGCTGCGTCCGGGGCAGATCCTTTACACCTATCTCCACCTCGCGCCCGATCCGGAGCAGACGCGCGATCTGGTCGCATCCGGCGCGACCTGCATCGCCTATGAAACGGTGACCGACGACCATGGCGGCCTGCCGCTGCTAAAGCCGATGAGCCAGGTGGCCGGACGCATGGCGATCCAGGCGGGCGCGACCGCGCTGGAAAAGGCCAATGGCGGACGCGGCGTGCTGTTGGGCGGCGTGCCGGGCGTGCTTCCGGCCAAGGTCTGCGTGATCGGCGGCGGCGTCGTTGGGTTCAACGCGGCACAGATGGCGGCGGGCCTTGGCGCGGACGTCACCATTCTGGACCGCAGCCCCGAAGTGCTCGAAAGGCTGGGCATCTATTTTGAGGCGCGGGCCAAGACGCGCTTTTCCAATCGCGCCAACCTTGCCGAATGCGTGGCCGACGCGGACCTCGTTATCGGCGCAGTCCTTATTCCCGGCGCCGCTGCGCCAAAGCTGGTGACGGCGGACATGCTCAAGACGATGAAGAAGGGCGCCGTGCTGGTGGATGTCGCGATCGACCAGGGGGGCTGTTTTGAAACCAGCCATGCCACGACCCATGCCGAACCTACCTATGTGATCGACGGCATCGTCCATTATTGCGTCGCCAACATGCCGGGCGCGGTCGCGCGCACCAGCACCTATGCGCTCAATAACGTGACGCTGCCCCATGCCCTGCGCATCGCCGACCTGGGGTGGAAACAGGCGCTGCGGTCCGATCCGCACCTGCTCGCCGGTCTCAATGTCTGGGACGGCAAGGTCACTTATGAAGCGGTCGCGCAGGCGCTGGACCTTCCCTACACCCCCGCACAGGAAGCGCTTGGCGGATAG
- a CDS encoding GNAT family N-acetyltransferase, which translates to MALNAHFSRLSDPADLAPRWQALEQASDASFFLGWTWTGSWLASYAVRPDLLTVTDEAGRDIALALLGHSMQPRLLGRCATLFLNQSGDPAVDRPFVEYNGLLTARGREGDAAHAFHAALLRRADWRALRLSGIAPGSPLLDLSLRRATSLDRSPVYQVDLDAVRAAGGDYLSLLSANTRSQIRRAIKDHGGLPGITTAQGAAEAESWLDEMRVLNEGRHADNAWADPAFRRFLATLVERGRTTGEVELLRFTDAGGLVGLLVNFLYRGQAMNYQSAFAASRTAKDKPGLLCHAAAVDYYAGRGLSLYSLLAGKDRYKQSLATREEALEWWQLERFSPRLEAEALLRRVLKRPASA; encoded by the coding sequence ATGGCCCTCAACGCCCACTTTTCCCGCCTGTCCGATCCAGCCGATCTCGCGCCCCGCTGGCAGGCGCTGGAGCAGGCTTCGGACGCATCCTTCTTCCTGGGGTGGACCTGGACCGGCAGTTGGCTGGCCAGCTACGCCGTCCGCCCCGACCTGCTCACCGTCACGGATGAAGCGGGAAGGGACATCGCGCTGGCTCTGCTGGGGCATTCGATGCAGCCCCGCCTGCTTGGCCGCTGCGCGACGCTCTTCCTCAATCAGTCCGGTGATCCCGCCGTCGACCGTCCCTTCGTCGAATATAATGGCCTGCTCACGGCGCGCGGCAGGGAAGGGGACGCTGCCCACGCCTTTCACGCTGCCCTCCTGCGTCGCGCGGACTGGCGTGCGCTGCGGCTCAGCGGCATCGCGCCGGGGTCGCCCTTGCTCGACCTGTCCTTGCGCCGCGCCACAAGCCTTGATCGTTCGCCGGTCTATCAGGTCGATCTCGACGCCGTGCGCGCGGCTGGCGGCGACTATCTCTCGCTGCTCAGTGCCAACACACGCAGCCAGATTCGCCGCGCGATCAAGGATCATGGCGGCCTGCCCGGCATTACGACAGCCCAAGGCGCGGCGGAGGCCGAAAGCTGGCTGGACGAGATGCGCGTTCTGAATGAAGGCCGTCACGCCGACAATGCTTGGGCCGATCCCGCCTTCCGCCGCTTTCTGGCGACGCTGGTCGAACGAGGCCGCACGACCGGCGAAGTCGAATTGCTCCGCTTCACGGATGCAGGCGGGTTAGTCGGCCTGCTCGTCAATTTCCTGTATCGCGGACAGGCGATGAATTATCAGTCCGCCTTCGCCGCCTCCCGCACCGCGAAGGACAAGCCCGGCCTGCTCTGCCACGCCGCCGCCGTCGATTATTATGCCGGACGCGGCCTTTCGCTCTATTCCCTGCTGGCGGGCAAGGATCGCTACAAGCAAAGCCTCGCCACCCGTGAAGAAGCGCTGGAATGGTGGCAGCTTGAACGCTTCAGCCCGCGTCTGGAGGCCGAAGCATTGCTCCGCCGGGTGCTTAAACGCCCAGCTTCCGCATGA
- a CDS encoding phospholipase D-like domain-containing protein, whose translation MATNRQSPAERAETGISLSIRGNHLKVIESGPALRDALIALIDGARESLKLYYYIFADDESGRMVLDRLIAARERGVAVTLMIDAFGSADTPVAFFDPLVEAGGHFGRFGARRSTRYLIRNHQKMTIADNQRLLLGGFNVEDSYFGLPQDDAWADLGLIIDGPQVVAMSNWFGQLWRWVSTRRQSFRTLRRMVRHWHPSLHHDPGDPIRWLIGGPTRRLSPWAQVVKHDLEHASRVDMIAAYFSPGRGMLKRIARAARRQGARIILPSRSDNGATVAAARLLYGPLLKRGVEIWEYQTCKLHMKLIVIDDAVFIGSANFDMRSLFLNLEIMLRIEDKALAHEVRDFISRRAGESRQVTLESHKAQRGVLTLIKQWISYFLVGVLDYTVTRRLNFRDPDAD comes from the coding sequence ATGGCGACGAACCGGCAGTCCCCCGCAGAGCGTGCTGAGACCGGGATCAGCCTGTCGATCCGGGGGAATCACCTGAAGGTGATCGAGTCCGGCCCTGCCCTGCGCGACGCGCTGATCGCCCTGATCGACGGGGCAAGGGAGAGCCTGAAACTCTATTATTACATCTTCGCGGACGACGAGAGCGGTCGGATGGTGCTCGACCGACTGATCGCGGCGCGCGAGCGCGGCGTTGCCGTCACGTTGATGATCGATGCGTTCGGATCGGCCGACACGCCAGTCGCCTTCTTTGATCCTTTGGTTGAGGCGGGCGGCCATTTCGGGCGCTTTGGCGCGCGGCGATCGACCCGCTACCTGATCCGCAACCATCAGAAGATGACGATCGCCGACAACCAGCGGCTGTTGCTGGGCGGATTCAATGTCGAGGATTCCTATTTCGGGCTGCCGCAGGACGATGCCTGGGCCGATCTGGGGCTGATCATCGACGGGCCGCAAGTGGTGGCGATGAGCAACTGGTTCGGGCAACTATGGCGCTGGGTTTCGACAAGGCGACAAAGTTTCCGCACGTTGCGGCGGATGGTGCGGCACTGGCATCCTTCCCTGCATCATGATCCGGGCGACCCGATACGCTGGCTGATCGGCGGGCCGACGCGCCGCTTGAGTCCCTGGGCGCAGGTGGTGAAGCATGACCTGGAACATGCCAGCCGGGTGGACATGATCGCCGCCTATTTCTCCCCTGGACGCGGCATGCTGAAACGGATCGCCCGGGCGGCTCGGCGGCAAGGCGCGCGGATCATATTGCCGTCGCGGTCCGACAACGGGGCGACGGTGGCGGCGGCCCGGCTGCTCTATGGTCCGCTGCTCAAGCGGGGGGTCGAGATATGGGAATATCAGACCTGCAAGCTGCACATGAAGCTGATCGTCATCGATGACGCGGTATTTATCGGGTCAGCCAATTTCGACATGCGCAGCCTGTTCCTGAACCTGGAGATCATGCTGCGGATCGAGGACAAGGCGCTGGCGCATGAGGTGCGGGATTTCATCAGCCGTCGTGCGGGCGAGAGCCGTCAAGTGACGCTGGAAAGCCACAAGGCCCAGCGCGGGGTGCTGACCCTGATCAAGCAGTGGATCAGCTATTTCCTGGTCGGCGTGCTGGATTACACCGTGACGCGGCGCCTGAATTTCCGCGACCCCGACGCGGATTGA
- a CDS encoding sulfite exporter TauE/SafE family protein, with amino-acid sequence MHGELINWLIPLIAMLGAGLFAGFAAGIFGIGGGFVVVPALFVVLPLLGGTHDAIAHVAIGTSAATIIVTSIRSLLAHAKRGAVEFEVLKAWAPWIILGDGVGVLLAGHVDGKVLTMIFAVGVFLMSLNFLLPKVGGKVISEEMPSGIVRVGIAGGLGTFSALLGIGGGTIAIMVMTLCGRSIHRAIATASGIGTLIAIPSAIGFALIGLKETGLPWGSLGFVNMPATLAIASMSILTAPLGVAAAHSLPASLLKRIFGIYLVIIAFVMFRNAISM; translated from the coding sequence ATGCATGGCGAGCTCATCAACTGGCTGATCCCGTTGATCGCCATGCTGGGCGCGGGCCTGTTCGCCGGTTTTGCGGCAGGCATCTTCGGCATCGGGGGCGGCTTTGTCGTCGTGCCCGCCTTGTTCGTGGTCCTGCCGCTGCTGGGCGGCACGCATGATGCAATCGCTCATGTGGCGATCGGCACGTCGGCGGCCACCATCATCGTCACCTCGATCCGCTCGCTGCTCGCGCATGCAAAGCGGGGCGCGGTCGAGTTTGAGGTGCTGAAGGCCTGGGCGCCCTGGATTATCCTGGGCGACGGGGTAGGGGTTCTGCTCGCGGGCCATGTGGATGGCAAGGTGCTGACCATGATCTTCGCGGTGGGCGTGTTCCTCATGTCGTTGAACTTCCTTCTGCCCAAGGTCGGAGGCAAAGTGATCAGCGAAGAAATGCCATCGGGTATTGTTCGCGTCGGCATCGCTGGAGGGCTTGGCACCTTTTCCGCGCTGCTTGGCATTGGCGGCGGTACGATCGCGATCATGGTGATGACGCTGTGCGGCCGCTCCATTCACCGCGCCATCGCCACGGCGTCGGGCATCGGCACGCTGATCGCCATTCCCAGCGCCATCGGCTTCGCGCTGATCGGGCTCAAGGAAACCGGCCTGCCCTGGGGGTCGCTCGGCTTCGTCAACATGCCAGCGACGCTGGCGATTGCCTCCATGTCGATCCTGACCGCGCCGCTGGGGGTTGCCGCCGCGCACAGCCTGCCTGCTAGCCTCCTGAAACGGATCTTCGGCATCTATCTGGTGATCATCGCCTTCGTGATGTTCCGCAACGCGATCAGCATGTGA
- the rpoZ gene encoding DNA-directed RNA polymerase subunit omega: MARVTVEDCVDKVTNRFDLVLLAAQRAREISGGAELTLDRDRDKNPVVALREIAEETVLPAELHDSLIGSLQKVQIDDDDTPDEIGSIAQSAEALRLTAAAPPRNQNVGGDYDG; this comes from the coding sequence TTGGCCCGCGTTACCGTCGAAGATTGCGTCGACAAGGTTACCAACCGCTTTGATCTCGTCCTGCTTGCGGCGCAGCGCGCCCGTGAGATTTCTGGCGGGGCCGAACTGACGCTGGACCGCGACCGCGATAAAAACCCCGTCGTCGCCCTGCGTGAGATCGCTGAAGAAACGGTTCTCCCGGCTGAATTGCACGATTCGCTCATCGGTTCGCTCCAGAAGGTGCAGATCGACGATGACGACACGCCTGACGAAATCGGTTCGATCGCCCAGTCCGCGGAGGCCCTGCGCCTCACCGCCGCAGCTCCGCCACGAAACCAGAATGTTGGCGGCGACTACGACGGCTGA
- the ung gene encoding uracil-DNA glycosylase, with amino-acid sequence MTETIKLHDSWRARLREEFDRPYMQALKRFLEEEKAAGKRIFPKGGEYFRALDLTPLDRVRVVILGQDPYHGEGQAHGLCFSVRPGVRTPPSLVNIYKELKSDLGLTPPRHGFLEHWARQGVLLLNSVLTVEMGRAASHQKRGWEQFTDAIIRVVNSQADPAVFLLWGAYAQRKAAFVDQDRHLVLKAAHPSPLSAHNGFLGCRHFSQANAFLEATGRGAVDWALPECEAG; translated from the coding sequence ATGACGGAAACGATCAAGCTTCACGACAGTTGGCGCGCGCGCCTGCGCGAGGAATTCGACCGCCCCTATATGCAGGCGCTGAAACGGTTTCTGGAGGAAGAAAAAGCTGCGGGAAAGCGCATCTTCCCGAAGGGCGGCGAATATTTCCGCGCACTGGACCTGACGCCGCTGGACAGGGTCAGGGTCGTCATCCTGGGGCAGGACCCCTATCATGGCGAGGGACAGGCGCATGGCCTGTGCTTCAGCGTGCGTCCGGGGGTGCGGACGCCGCCATCACTCGTCAACATCTACAAGGAATTGAAAAGCGACCTGGGCCTGACGCCGCCGCGCCACGGCTTTCTGGAACATTGGGCGCGGCAGGGGGTGCTGTTGCTGAACAGCGTGCTGACGGTCGAGATGGGGCGCGCGGCATCGCACCAGAAGCGCGGATGGGAGCAATTTACCGACGCGATCATCCGCGTCGTCAATAGCCAGGCCGACCCCGCCGTGTTCCTGCTATGGGGCGCCTATGCGCAGCGCAAGGCGGCGTTCGTCGATCAGGACAGGCATCTGGTATTGAAGGCCGCGCACCCCTCCCCGCTGTCGGCGCATAACGGTTTCCTGGGATGCCGGCATTTTTCGCAGGCCAATGCCTTTCTGGAAGCAACGGGGCGCGGTGCGGTGGACTGGGCGTTGCCGGAATGCGAGGCCGGGTGA
- a CDS encoding spermidine synthase: MIPRELIDTAPVPGGQELKLYRRGADHMIVLDRNELMSSRMSGSEKALAVMTLERLKGRGAPHLLIGGYGMGFTLRAALAEMGQGGRIMLVELVPKIIEWARGPMAELAAGCLDDPRVTLIEGDVAAEIASAHGSYDAILLDVDNGPDGLTAPANDRLYSTSGLATAKAALKPGGILAIWSAGSDDPFTRRLRNAGFDVDEVAVKARDNGKGPRHVIWFAQKR, from the coding sequence GTGATACCGCGTGAACTGATCGACACCGCCCCCGTACCCGGCGGACAGGAATTGAAGCTCTACCGTCGCGGCGCCGACCATATGATCGTGCTCGACCGCAACGAGTTGATGAGCAGCCGCATGAGCGGTTCTGAAAAGGCGCTTGCCGTCATGACGCTGGAACGGCTGAAAGGACGGGGCGCGCCGCATCTGCTGATCGGCGGCTATGGCATGGGCTTCACCCTGCGCGCCGCCCTGGCGGAAATGGGGCAGGGCGGGCGGATCATGCTGGTCGAACTGGTGCCAAAGATCATCGAATGGGCGCGCGGGCCGATGGCCGAACTGGCCGCGGGCTGTCTGGACGATCCCCGGGTCACCTTGATCGAAGGCGATGTCGCTGCCGAAATAGCCTCCGCCCATGGAAGCTACGACGCGATCCTCCTCGACGTCGATAATGGCCCGGACGGCCTCACCGCACCCGCCAACGATCGGCTCTATTCAACCAGCGGTCTTGCCACCGCGAAAGCGGCGCTGAAACCGGGCGGCATCCTTGCCATCTGGTCGGCCGGGTCCGACGACCCCTTCACCCGCCGCCTGCGCAACGCAGGCTTTGATGTGGACGAAGTCGCGGTCAAGGCGCGCGACAATGGCAAGGGGCCTCGCCACGTCATCTGGTTCGCGCAAAAACGGTGA
- a CDS encoding tyrosine-type recombinase/integrase: MGKLSATAVKAATRPGRLGDGDGLFLVVQPGGGKSWVCRVQKNGNRRDFGLGSASKVSLATARERAREIRTWVELGLDPIFERRKAQGIPTFRQAAARVIAAHSKTWRNEKHEKQWLQTLETYVFPQIGHVQVHEITGPMIRNVLSDIWLAKPETARRVRQRIGTVLDWAYASGYRETEAPMRAITKGLPRQPKKEGHFAAMAYAKVPAFMVRLAERESFSRLALRFAILTAVRSGEVRGAAWEEFDLDEKLWTIPAARMKAAREHVIPLSAPALAILERCRDLRIGSRSLVFPGARGDAPMSDMTLTKLLREMKEDVTAHGFRSAFRDWVSEETNHPGEIAEAALAHRVKDKTEAAYRRGNLLEKRRKLMDEWGAYCLKR, encoded by the coding sequence ATGGGAAAGCTCTCCGCTACGGCTGTGAAGGCAGCAACACGTCCCGGGCGGCTCGGCGATGGCGACGGCCTGTTTCTTGTGGTTCAGCCTGGCGGCGGCAAGAGCTGGGTGTGCCGGGTGCAGAAGAATGGCAACCGGCGCGACTTTGGCCTGGGCAGCGCGTCCAAGGTCTCGCTGGCGACAGCCCGGGAGCGGGCACGAGAAATCCGCACCTGGGTCGAACTCGGGCTGGATCCGATATTCGAGCGGCGCAAGGCGCAGGGCATTCCCACCTTCCGGCAGGCGGCGGCGAGGGTGATCGCCGCCCACAGCAAGACCTGGCGGAACGAGAAGCATGAGAAACAGTGGCTCCAGACGCTCGAAACCTATGTGTTCCCGCAGATCGGCCATGTGCAGGTTCATGAGATTACAGGGCCCATGATCCGGAACGTGCTGTCGGATATCTGGCTCGCCAAGCCTGAGACAGCGCGACGGGTCCGGCAGCGGATCGGCACCGTTCTCGATTGGGCTTACGCCTCGGGTTATCGCGAGACTGAAGCGCCTATGCGCGCAATCACCAAAGGGCTTCCACGACAGCCCAAGAAGGAGGGGCATTTTGCAGCCATGGCCTATGCGAAGGTGCCCGCTTTCATGGTGAGGCTCGCAGAGCGAGAATCCTTTAGCCGGCTTGCGCTGCGCTTTGCGATCCTGACTGCTGTTCGATCGGGCGAAGTACGAGGCGCGGCGTGGGAAGAGTTCGACCTGGACGAGAAGCTGTGGACCATTCCGGCCGCGCGCATGAAGGCGGCGCGCGAGCATGTCATTCCCCTGTCTGCACCGGCGCTTGCGATCCTGGAGCGATGCCGGGACCTGCGGATCGGATCGCGGTCGCTCGTGTTCCCTGGAGCCAGAGGTGATGCACCGATGAGCGACATGACGCTCACGAAATTGCTTCGCGAGATGAAGGAGGACGTGACCGCCCACGGATTTCGCTCGGCTTTCCGGGACTGGGTCAGCGAGGAAACCAATCACCCTGGCGAAATCGCAGAGGCGGCCTTGGCCCACCGGGTCAAGGACAAGACAGAAGCTGCGTACCGGCGCGGAAATCTCCTTGAGAAGAGGCGAAAGCTGATGGACGAATGGGGAGCATACTGTCTGAAGCGATAA